The following proteins come from a genomic window of Malus domestica chromosome 02, GDT2T_hap1:
- the LOC103449780 gene encoding hexokinase-2-like produces MGKVAVGAAVVCAAAVCAAAALVVRHRMKSSGRWARAMAILKEFEDKCGTPIGKLRQVADAMTVEMHAGLASEGGSKLKMLISYVDNLPTGDEKGLFYALDLGGTNFRVLRVQLGGKDKHVVKQESEEVSIPPHLMTGTSEGLFDFIAETIAKFVATEGEGLHPAPGRQRELGFTFSFPVRQTSIASGTLIKWTKGFSIEDAVEQDVVGELTKSVEKIGLDLRVTALVNDTIGTLAGGRYHNQDVIAAVILGTGTNAAYVERAHAIPKWHGLLPKSGEMVINMEWGNFRSSHLPLTEYDQALDAESLNPGEQIFEKIISGMYLGDIVRRVLLKMAEEADFFGDVVPPKLKIPFVLRTPVMSAMHHDSSPDLKVVGNKLKDILEISNTSLKMRRVVVALCDIVSTRGARLSAAGILGVLKKLGRDTVKDGEKQKSVVALDGGLYEHYTEFRTSMEGTLKELLGDEVAEHISIELSSDGSGIGAALLAASHSQYLEVEES; encoded by the exons ATGGGGAAGGTGGCGGTGGGGGCGGCGGTGGTTTGCGCGGCGGCGGTATGTGCGGCGGCGGCGCTGGTCGTGCGGCACCGAATGAAGAGCTCGGGGAGGTGGGCCCGGGCGATGGCGATTCTGAAAGAGTTCGAGGATAAGTGCGGGACCCCCATTGGGAAGCTGAGGCAGGTGGCTGACGCCATGACTGTGGAAATGCACGCTGGCCTCGCATCCGAGGGGGGCAGCAAGCTCAAGATGCTCATCAGCTACGTCGATAACCTTCCCACTGG GGATGAGAAAGGACTGTTTTATGCATTGGACCTTGGTGGGACAAACTTCCGTGTCCTGCGTGTACAGCTCGGTGGGAAAGACAAACACGTTGTTAAACAAGAATCTGAGGAAGTTTCCATTCCTCCGCATTTGATGACTGGAACTTCAGAA ggattatttgattttattgctGAAACAATTGCAAAATTTGTTGCAACTGAAGGAGAGGGTTTACATCCTGCACCCGGTAGACAAAGGGAGCTGGGTTTTACCTTTTCGTTTCCCGTGCGGCAAACGTCAATTGCATCTGGGACTCTTATTAAGTGGACAAAAGGCTTCAGTATTGAGGACGCG GTTGAGCAAGATGTTGTAGGAGAACTGACCAAATCAGTGGAAAAAATTGGACTTGATTTGCGTGTTACAGCTTTG GTCAATGATACAATTGGTACATTAGCAGGTGGTAGGTACCACAATCAGGATGTCATTGCTGCTGTGATATTGGGCACTGGAACGAACGCTGCTTATGTAGAACGAGCGCATGCCATTCCAAAATGGCATGGTCTTCTACCTAAATCAGGTGAAATG GTTATCAACATGGAGTGGGGTAACTTTCGCTCGTCACACCTTCCACTTACAGAATACGATCAAGCACTTGATGCTGAGAGTTTAAACCCTGGAGAACAA ATATTCGAGAAGATCATTTCTGGCATGTATTTAGGGGACATTGTGCGCAGAGTATTGCTCAAGATGGCTGAAGAAGCTGACTTTTTTGGTGATGTTGTCCCGCCAAAACTGAAAATTCCGTTTGTACTAAG GACTCCTGTCATGTCTGCCATGCATCATGACTCATCTCCGGATCTGAAAGTGGTCGGGAACAAACTCAAGGACATCCTTGAG ATCTCCAACACCTCATTGAAAATGAGAAGGGTTGTCGTGGCGCTATGTGACATAGTTTCCACTCGTGGGGCTCGCCTTTCTGCTGCTGGGATCTTGGGGGTGCTTAAGAAGTTAGGTAGAGACACAGTTAAGGATGGAGAGAAGCAAAAATCGGTGGTAGCACTGGATGGCGGTTTGTATGAGCACTACACTGAATTCCGCACCAGCATGGAGGGTACTCTCAAGGAGTTGTTGGGCGACGAAGTTGCTGAGCACATTTCTATCGAGCTCTCAAGCGACGGCTCCGGAATTGGAGCTGCCCTCCTAGCAGCCTCTCACTCCCAATACCTTGAGGTAGAGGAGTCATAA